The DNA segment GGAGATGTCTTCTCCCGGACCTGCTTTTTGCGGTAGTGATGCAGAAGGGTTGATGTTCATGATCATTCCCATGGCCAGCCCTTGCCGGGTCACATCTGCCATGCCGTTGTTTTCATTGCCTATTGCAGTGGCGATGCTAAATTTTGAGAATTTATCCATGTCAGTGACCATATTCATGCCCGTTACTTTATCATAATGTTGCAGCACTTCTTCAGGTAAAGTCACACTTGTGACGTTGAACTGCGTTATTTCAAGGCCAAATCCCGTAAAAATGGATTGGATTAAAGGCTTTATCTTTTCATTCAATTCTGCAATATTGCCGGCAACATCCATTACTGCGAGCTTTGCTCCGGCTAAAACTGCGGCAAATCTGGGAGCGATGAAATCACGCAATTGTAATTCCAGTTCGGCAATGCCCAGGTTGGGATAGCTGCCTGCATATTCTTTAAAGAACAGGCCGACGTCGGTGATGCGGATATTGTAATTGCCATAGGCCCTGATGCGTACCTGTCCGAAGTTTTCGTCCCTCATCAGTACCGGACTCGGGGTTCCCCAGCGAAGGTTTATAAATTGATGTGTGTTGAAAAAGTAGATGTCTGCTTTGTATGGACTTTCAAAACCATATTTCCAACCCTTCAGGCGGGAAAGCAGGGGAATGTTCTCTGTTTTCAGGATATGTTTTCCTGCCGGGAAGACATCGGCCAGTTGGCCTTCATTCAATAAAAGCGCATGCTGACTTTCCCTGACCGTCAATACTGCACCGTTTTTAATTTCCTGATCTGCATCAGGAAACTTCCACATTAACATATTTGGATGTGGACTTACAGATTCAATAACCTCTAAAAATGGTAATGTCATATTTCCGGGTTTAAAAAAGCCACCACCAGGTAGGGGCCTGGCGGCAGCAAGGGGGTATGCTATAAAGGTCTTATTTATTTCCTATCGCAGCAGCCTACATTGCATCTACGAATTGGGGAATTGCTGACTACAATACGTCTACAGATTTCCAGGATATTTACATTTTGTATCAATTTTGATCTATTTGTATTAATTTCAGGCTATGAAATCCTCCCTGTTCAAACTGTTTATTTGCAGCTTCCTTTGTTTATCTCTGTTTAATGCTTCGGCGCAGTCTGTCTTATCCGACAGTCTAAAGACCGCCCTGAATGAATCCTCTATCTCTCCTCCGGAAAAATCAAGATTACTGACCCGGTTGTCGGAAGTATACCGGTTGAATAAAGACGATCAGGCAGGAATACGAACCGGAAAGGAAAGTGTGCGCTTTGCTTTGAAGACCCGCAATTATACGGAGGCCGTAAAAGCATATGTAGTACTCACTAATATCTATGCCATTACTCAGCAGTTTGCGGCCATGAAAACAGCAAGTGATTCCGCGATGGTCATCGCACGTCAGCAGCATAAGCCTGAAGCCATGGCTTATGCCTGGTATGGACGGGCATTGTTGTACAAGGCCTTATCGAATGCAGATGAAGTGGTAAAACATTGTCAGTTGGGGTTGAAAGCGCTGGAAAAAACAGAAGATCCTTATCTTTCGTCTAAGCTTTATTATCAGCTTTATGCGGTAAATTCAGGCTGGAACAATGTAGCCAAAGTCAACTTATACGCCAGAAAGGCGACCGGGAATGCGTTGAAAGCTAAGGATTACAATGGATTAAGTAATGCCTATACCGGTTTATCTGTGGCTTTTGAATACAATTATGCAGCTTCGAAAAAGGTGGCTGATCTGGATAGTGTCTTATTTTACCTGAATAAATCGGAAGCCCTTTATCAGCAATATCCTGGCCGTGTAGCTGATCATACCTATGCGATAGCCTGTATCAATATGGCGAGCTATTACCTTAAATATTTTCCGGAAAGCGATCAATCGGCTAAAAGTAATGGAATCCGATATGCAAATAAGGCAAGGAAGGTCATGGAGAATAGTTTGAGAAATCAGTCGATCATTGCCAACAGCCTGGGAATTCTGAGTGAGTATGCCAGGAGGGAAGGAGATCTGGGATTGATGGAACGTTACCTTCTTCAGGCTTATGAGGTTATGAAAACGGAAAAAGATCCAACTTACCATACCCTGATCAATGTGGTACAGGCACTGGCCGACAGCTATGAGAAGAAAGGGGAATATGCAAAGGCATTGAGTTTTCAAAAACAGGTCACGGAATACAACAATAAGAGTTTCGACAAAACGCAGGCAACGAATGCGCAGAAACTGGAAATACAATACGATACGGAAAAAAAGAACAATGAAATGTTGGTCCTGAAGGAGCGGGAAAGCAGTCGTCATTTACAATCGGTTCTATATGGCTGCATTGCCTTTGCATCCCTGGTTGGTCTGATCTTTTTGTTCCGTTCCTACCATTTCAAGCTGCGATATTCCTTACAATTGGAAAAGCAATTACAGCTGGAAAAACAGGACTCGGAGCTACAGGTGAAGCTGGAAAGGGAAGCACAGGCAAGGCTGATCGCAGAACAGCGCTTAATGGAGGCAGAGCAGCAACAGTTGAAGAAAGAAGTGATGGCCAATGTCTTGCAACTCGATCATAAAAACCAAATGCTGCACCAAATTAAAGCACAATTAACTGAAGGTGAACCGGTCAATATGCACAAAATACTCAAGTCGGAGTCGATGCTGGACAATAGCTTTGAACAGGCAAAACTAGAACTCCAGCAACTACACCCCAGCTTTTTCCGATTGCTAGCCGAGCGGTCCCTGCAAAAGCTGACCCCGCTTGATCTGAGGTTCTGTGCCTGCCTGCACCTCCACATGGATACCCGGCAAATTGCGCAGCTGATGCATATAGAGGCCAAGAGTGTTCGGATGAGCCGTTACCGGATCAAGCAGAAGCTGGGGCTTTCGAAGGAAGATGACCTGAATGTTTTCCTCCAGCAACTCGGTAAAAGCCCCTCTTAAAGATCTTTATTTTACGAAGATGCCGGTGAGGTGACCCGTAATATCCTTGAGAGATACGGCCTTACCATTTTTCCAGTAAGTAGGGTTTCCTTCCAGATAACCCACCAGATAAACATCCTGACCAGATACGGCCATGGCATTTACCCCTGCACTTTCTTTGCCATCTGTTAATCTTGTCGGCTGTCCGTTTTTCCAGCTTACCATCACATTGATCGCTTCTGCATTTCTTTCGAACCCGGCAAAATAGACATCATTACCAGATAAGGAAACCGCTTTGGCACTTGTTCCATTGGCGAGCAGGATTTCTTTTCCATTTTTCCAATACACGGCAATTTCTATCCCTTCTTTATCCCTGGCTTTACCAGCTACGTAAACGTCTGTTCCCGAAACTGCGATCCCATTGGCTTCTGCACCTGGGTTAGCGGAGACCAGTTTTATTGCCTTTCCATTTTTCCAGTAAGTCGCTTCATAATCCCCGTTTTCATCTACCTGATAACCGGAGATGTATACCTCCTGGCCGGCAACGAAGATATCTGTCAGCGTGATGTCTTCGCCCATTTTTGTGGCAATCCCGTTTTTCCAGTACATCGCAATAGAGCCATTGTTTCCGATGACATGTACATCTGGGCCCGAAACGGCCAGTGCGAGTGCTTTTGCATAAGTTTTACCATCGCTGAGTACGATCGCTTTACCGTTCTTCCAGTACATCGCAACAGGTTCCCCTGCACTGTTATTTACATATCCGGATACGTATTCGTCATTGCCTGATACCACAATGTCTAAAGCTTCAGCGAAGGTCTTTCCATCAGTTAATTTGATGACCTGCCCGTTTTTCCAATAATTGATAAAATTTGGCCCTCCGTCATTACCAAGGTAGGTTAGGTATAAGCCGGGAGCAGATTGTGCTTTAGTAACCGTACTTAGTACAGTAAACAAAAAGGTCAGACAATACAGTTTTGATAGGATTTTCATTATTTGTTATTTTTTTAATCTAAGGAATGATGAGTTATATGCAAAGCTAGTTTAATTAGTAAAAAATTCAAGATACTAAATAAAATTCCGAGAATAATATATAATTTTTGGTTACTAACTATATTAGTATAATTTTGTTTTTGCTAAAATTCGATTGAGTTTATAATATGGAATCTAATTCTCCTTTATTGAGGTTTTATCCTGGAGAAACACCCTGGCACCGCAACTGGAAGAAAGCATTTCCTCCGGCTTTCAGGGAAGTCAGTTTTGTGGATGCGACCTTTGGCGAGCTTCACCGGGCTGATGTACACACGCCCTGTGGAACGACGCTGGAGTTTCAGAATTCTCCGATTTCTATGGAGGAACTCAGGAGCAGGGAGGCTTTTTATCCAAACCTTGTTTGGATCCTCAACGGAAAGAAGTTTAAAGGATTCCGGATCCTTAAAAGCTTGCCGGATGTAGATGATCCCCGGCTTTCTGCCTATGAGTTTTGCCATAGTGATCACCTTTCCATGATCCGCAAGTCGGACCTCGCTCAGGAGAAGCCGAAGGTTTTAAATTTCTATCATCCGGAGATTAAAGGGGTTCCTTTAACCTCTTACTATTATTCATTTTGCTGGAAACACCCGCATCGCGTATGGTTTGAAGCAAAATGTCCCATCATTGTGGATTTGGGTGGCCACTTCTTATACCAGCTAAAACAGCGAAGACAACTGTCCGGAGATTATGCTTATCTGCACATCATTCCGAGAAAATCGTTTATTGAACGATACGTGTTCTGAGCTCAGATGTGGAGCGGACAGGTATTTCCATGATAAAGAAGGTACGAAAAGAGCATACGGCTCAAGCAAAAATTGAAACGATTCTTAACCGGGAGCGCGGTTTATTGTTTCTTTTTAATGACGGTAACGGCTATTTTTCCATCTTCCAAACCCTCCAGGTTTTTATCTGCAAAAGTATCTTTGGCAGCTGATTTTTGTATGAGTTGTAAGAGCTCTTCAGAAGTGCCCGTATGTTGAACATCGATGGTAGAGCCTGTGGCACTATATTTAATTTTGGTGCTTTCTACACCTGTACATTTCTGAATGTTTTCATTGACCGCTTTCAAGGTCATAAAGTCGACCCCATTGAGGGTGATGGTGGTGCCGCCTGTTACCGGGGCAGCAGGTTCCGTTGTTTTCTTCTTTTTCGACAAGAAGCCTAACAATTTATCGCCTGTACCTTTAGTGCGGTCTGCCGCGTTTGATGCTTTATCTACCTTGCTTAATGCTTTATCAATTTTGTCGAATACGCCCTGTGCTTTAAGCGATGTGCCACCAAATATGATCAGTGCGAAACACATCATCGGAATAATTTTCATGTTGGTTTTATTTTAGAGGTTTAATACTGGTTCTTACCTCAAAAATACCGGGTATTCAAGCTCCTCACAATACCTGAAAACATGGCTTTATTTCTACCTGTTTTCAGGTATTAGCCCTATTTCCGCTACACAAGACCCTGATCCATAGCCGCTTTAATAAGTGATGCTACATTTTTAACCTGAAATTTCTGCAGGAGATTTTTGCGATGGGTCTCTACCGTTAACGGACTCAGGTGCAGGCTTTTGGCAATGACCGGTGTCGTTTGCCCTTGCGAGATCAGGCATAAGATCTCTTTTTCTCTTTTGGTCAGCTGGGCAGGGGTGTCGAGCTCGTTTAAGGTAGGCTGCGCCATGATTTCCCTGACCGCATTGCTAAAGGCGATCCGTCCCTGAAGTGCTTCGTTGATACAAGTGATTAATTCTTCTGAAGAGATGTTTTTAAGCATGTAACCTGTGGCGCCATTTTGTAACATCTGAAGGATCATACTGCGTTGACTGTGGTTACTCAAAGCAAGCACATGTGTTTTTGGGGAGATCTTTTTAATCTCCTTACACAATTCAATGCCATTGGCATCGGGGAGGGTAATGTCGAGTAAAACAACATCAACTTTGTTTTCCTTCAGAAAAGCGATAAAGGTGGTGCCGAGGGTAAAACAGCCGGAGATTTCGATCCCCTCCAGGTCTGTCAATAACCGTTGAAGTCCTTCCAGGACAATCAGGTGATCGTCTACGATTGCTAATGTTGCATTGTTAGTCCACATGTAATTCTATATTAATAACAGTCCCTTCATTAATTGTTGATTCTATCTCTATTTTTCCCTTTAGGAAGCCCACTCTGTTCCTGATGTTCTTCAGACCTGTTCCGTTTTCTGTATGCCCTGAATTCAGTTCAAAGCCTTTGCCATTGTCCTCCTGAGTAATGAAGAACATGTCGTTGTTTCTGCTGCACTGCAATAGGATTTTTGTGGCCTCCGCATGGCGGATCGCATTGGCCAGCATCTCCTGCACGATTCTGTAAATGTTAATCTGAGTCTGCTCTGGAATAGGTCCATCAATCTCCAATGCCTGAAATTCGATTTTTGTTCTTGTGGTCATCAGTGTTTCACAAAGATCTTTCAAGGCCGTTTTTAATCCGAAATTGAGCAGGTTCTCCGGCATCATATTGTGGGCAATTCTGCGCAGTTCAGTGACCGAATTGTCCAGCTGTCCAATGATTTTCTGCAGGTCTTCCTTTTGATTTTCAGAGCGTGGGTTTTCGAGTTGTCCGGAGAGGTTGATCTTTGCTCCGGCCAGCATTCCACCCAGTCCATCATGCAGGTCTCTGGCCAGTCTGCGGCGTTCCTGTTCTTCTCCTTCCAGCATAGCCTGACTGTATTGAAGCTGTTGTTGTTGTTCCAGTTCATTCAGGTGTTGCCTGTAACTCAGTTCTTTCTGGGCCAGCAGCTTTCTGTTGTTGCGGTAGTACAGGAACGAAAATGCAGCTGCGACCAATAGGAACAGACTTACGGCGCCCAATAGCCAGTTAATCAGCCGGTTGTTTTTGGCCGCTAATGCCGACTGGATATTATTGGCTTTCAGTTCATTGATCTCTTTTTGTTTTTCTGTGTCTTTATACTTTAACTCCAGGGCATGAACTTCAGTTTTCAGCTTGCCCTGGGCGACACTGTCGCTGAGCTTGCTGTAACGTTCCAACCAGTCGTAGGCCAAAGTCATTTTCCCAAGGCCTTTATAGGTAATGGCCATGCCATGATAAAGCTGTAACCTGTTCACCGACAGCTTCATCATCGGAGGTTTCTTCATCAGGTATTCCAATACCGATCTGGCTTGCTCAAAATCTTTAATATAGTAACTCGCGTAGAATTTCTGAAGCAGCAGGCGTTGTTCTTTATAGGGGATCTTTAGTTTTTCCGATAAGACGATTCCTTTTTCAATGCTTGCCAGAGCTTTTTTAAATTGATCACCTACTGTAAAATAGAGGCCTTCCGCAGCGTAATAGTCCAATAGGTATTCTGATTCAGGGTAGGGTGCCAACAGGTTCCGGATCTCCTCCAATATGACGCTTGCCTTGGGGTTCTGACCGGATTGGGTATAATTTTCTGCCAGGGTATGGTAAGCAATGATCAGCTCAGCGGAAGTAGCTTCTTTATTTTTCAGAAAGCCAATTGCTTTTAAACAATAGGTTTCCGCTTTCGCAAACTGACCTGAATTCTTGAAAATATTGGCGAGCATTAAATAACTCGTTCCAATAAAATTTTTGTTTTCCGCCTTCCTGGCCAGGGGGATACATTTGTTAAATACAATATCGGTGAGTACGTCGTAATTGTCTTTCTTGAACTGTATAATTCCATATTGATACCATGCCTTTGCCCTGAATAAACTGGCGTCTTTTGTTGGATAAGCACGAAGCATTGTTTCCACATTTCTGTACATTTTCTCACTCTTATTCTGCTGCGTCTGAACAATCAGATAGGCCTCGTAGTATTGGGCGATGATTTTTAAATAGGGGTAGCGATGAGCCAGTTTTTTTCCCTGTTCCAGGTATTTCCCAGATCTGAGGCTGTCTTTATGAGCCCAGAATTGCGACAATTCGAAGTTCGCCCTCGCTTTGATGCTATCTGTTGCAGCAGTATGGCGCTCTTTCGCTAAACTATCCAGGTAAAACCGTTCATTTAAAGGCACCTGTCCGCTACACCACATCATGGTCATGAGCAACATTAGAAAGACAGGGATGTATTTAGGCATAGTATACAAGTATATGGAAGATTTCCAAAAATGCGGATTTCCATATTAAAAATACCTGGAAGCAGGTAGTACAAAACCATTGTTATTGGGTATTGTATAGCTGATGATTAACTGTATTTTTGATTCAACCAAAACAGGATTAGATCAGTGCAGAAATAGGTGATGGACTTTCTTTTTTAGGAAGTTCATGACGAAAGCCCATAACAGGGCTTTCGTCGTAAACAAGGATTTCTTATTTATTGATTGATGCGAAAAGCTTCCCATCCGGAAATCGTGGTTCGGTTGCAGGTCATGGCCTGAGTCCCATTTTCGCAGGAGATATATTTTCCATTGTTTCCTCTGAAAGAAACACTGCCATCGGCATTGGCTACCCAGTCGAATTTCTCCCAGTCGCCCATTACCGTACGGCTACAGGTAATCGCTGCATTTCCGTTTTCCGAGGAAACAAATTTGCCTTTACTTCTCAGCGCTATTTTTCCGCCCCCTGCATCAATAACGGTAAAGGTTTCCGTAGGAGAGGCGGTGGTCCGGTTACAGGTCATGGCCTGCAAGCCATTTTCGCCGCTCACATATTTTGCATTAAAGCCTTTTAAGGTAACCGTTGATCCGATAGGGATGTTTCCGCCTGGGTTTCCTGTCCTGGAAAGTACCACCTGGTTAATGGCCGTCAAGAGTGAATTTCCACCCGTCGCATCCTGCGACAATTCCCAGATCATGATGCCACCACCTTGATCAAAGGCCAGATTGGTCTTGCTTTTAATAGTCGGGATCCCATTGTAACCTATTCCGGAGAAGGAATCAGAGTTGGCGCTTCCGCCTCTCGACAGGATTGTCTTGTAGTCTACATATTCATTTGCCGATCTGCCATAAAATGGTACGCCCAGATTGGCCTTGCCAGCAGGAAGCCCTCTTCCTTTCCAATAATTCAGAGACTGTACGGCAAGGTCATAAGTGGAATGGTTGGCCCCGCTTTCATCATAAGCCATGATATTCAGGAAATCTACGTATCCAAACACGTTGTTCTGGATACTTGCGCCATTATAAGAAACCACTGCGGCAGTAAGCAATTTTCCCATATTGTGCATTGCTGTACTGAGCTGCTGCATTAGCAGGGAGTAATTATTTGCCGAACTTCCGTTGTCGGGATATTCCCAATCGATGTCGATCCCGTCTAATCCGTACTGGTTGACAAGGCTGACGACGTTATTGGTGAAATTGGTACGTCCGCCGGCGCTTGCAGCAAAGGATTCAAAGGCACTGTCGTTTCCATTGTTCCAGCCGCCTACAGAGACCAGCACTTTTACATTATTGGAATGTGCTGCTGAGACTAAGGCCTGAAGCTTGGATGGGTTTTCTAAAGCCTGAAAACCACCTGAATTGGTGGGAAGAATAAAAGCGTAATTAATGTGGGTAAGTTTACTGAACTGGATCTGGCTTACTTCTCCTGCCCAGGAAGGTACATAACCTATCACCTTGAAATCGGCAGCAGCGATGGCTTGAACCGCCGACTGTTTTGAATTCCTGTTCTGATCTTCGGGCGAAGCAAAGTCCGCTTGTTTGGTTTTACAGGAGGCCAGGCACAGTAGCAACAGTGCAGGTAATAAAATAGACCTTAATTGATTTTTTGTTTTCATGATATTTGAATTTATGTTAGGGATTTAACATTAATTTAAAACAATAAAACTCATAAAACAAAAATAAATTTAGGTTAGATTAATTATGAAGTAAAATTAAGATAAAACGCAATACGCTTGAAATACAATCTATTCCCTGTTATTTATGGATTTAAGCAGGAAAAGTGTAGGTCTGTTTAAAATTGATGATGCGCCATAAAATCATTCCAATAAATCTCCGCAGAATGAATACATTTATAGCATGAAAAAGATCATTCCTATATTATCTGCAGCAATTCTGTTGTTATCTGCCTGTAGTCAAAATACCAGAGTACCTAATTCTAATGCAGCAAAGCCTGCTGCTGAAAAAGAGTTTTTCGCCAGGATGCGCATCGATGAAAAGATTAAAGAAGGAGGCGCTGTGAAATTGAAATTTACGGTTTATAACCAGACAGACAGTGTAAAGCAATTCTGTAAATGGCATACGCCGTTTGAGCCACTAATGAGTAAGTATCTGGATGTGAAAGACGAAAATGGGACAGAAGTAGGGTACCAGGGGCCTATGGCCAAAAGAATAATGCCTCCTCCGGCAGATAGTTATCTGAAACTGAATCCTGGCGATAGTCTTTCCGTAGATGTGGATGTGTTAAAAGCTTACCCAATCAAAAAAGCAGGGAAATATAGCATTGTTTATACCGGGCAGAACATGAGCGGTTTAGTGGTAAAGGATAGTGTTGTTTTTGAATATGGTAAATAGGCCTGGGGATTAATCCCCACCACATCCGCCGCAAGAACCGCAGGAGCTGCCACAGGAATTTCCATCACTTGAACCGGAACTTCCTCCGTCTGAACCTGCATCGGCTCCGGATTCCCTTCGTCTTTCAACTATAGGAATTAAAAAAGGTACTAAAGAAGCGGTTCCCAGCAGGAAATAATCCCATTGAGGGTTATCATCCGGTGATGCCCGAAGCTGATTCTCGTAGAATTTCGGTAATATTTTAGTACTGAACAGAGTCCTTAACCGTCTGATATAATAGATGATGAATACCAGGTAAGCGATTAAAATGGTTACCAGCAAAACAATTGGTTTTTCATTCCTACTTCCTGTATATACCCTTAGCAGACCCAGAAAAAAGAGCGTAAACAGAGCCATGACATTTACATTGTTCAGCCGCACAAAAAAAACGGACTTTCTCAGGTATTTATTAAAACCGTTGATTGCTCTTGCGGTAATATTGAATCCCGGCTTTAGTATCAGCCTGTTCAACAGTTGTTCGTACTTTGAGGGGCCGCTTTTCTTTAGTGCCTGCAGGCTACTGAATTCCTGTACATTTTCTACTTTATGGTTTTCAGTTAAGCTTAGTTTTTCGTCTGGTAATATCCGAATCGATTCCTTAAGAATTAAATTACTGATTACGCCATGTACGATATGAGATAGCTGCTGATATTCTGCATAAACCAATTCCGAAGGCGACAAATTGAATATAAAAACATCTTTTGGCCAGCTATTCAGTAAGGCCAAAAGGCGGCCTCTGTTGTACCGCTCCAGACTGATCAATCCCACTGCCAATAAAAACAAATAGCCTATCATAAAATAGGGGTTATCAATGAGGGGATAAAGCTTAAGCAGACCATAGCAGGAAATGATAACGGTCAGAAGGATCAAAAATAACCGGTAAATAAACCCTGAAGTTCTGAGTTTATACTTTGGGAGTTGAAGCGGCTGATAAATATCCGTATACGCCCAGATGGAGCTTGGTTGTTCACCAAAGAAATTCAGGTATGCCTTTTTGGTTCTTTCCTTAGCCAGTTGAAATCTTTCAAAGTCCGTATCATTATGGCTGGAGGGAATATGTTCAATTTTCTTTCCCAGTAGCGCACAGAACTGATCGTAAGAAGTACTGAAGATCAGGTGTTGATGCCATACTGTATCTATAATCTCTGACGGAGAAACCATGAAATCCGTTGATGCAGCGAGGTACATGAATTTTTTATACTCAAGAATAGCCTCCTTTGTAAAGTTGCTGGTCCAAAAGTTTTCATTCTGCAGGCGGGTAGAAAAACCATATTCACTGATTGGATCATCGAGGTCATATTTTTCGATCGTATTCCAGAGCGCTTTATCCATATCAATTAGATTGAGTCGTAAAAATAATATAATTATTTAAACGCGGCGATAATACCTTGGGTGAAAATGAAATACTATACTTAGTTTTGCCGGATGAAATCAATGCTCCTCACCATCGTTTTAACATTCCTGCTTTCAGATACTATGAAGGCACAATCCTCATCAATAGCATTCAAATGGACGCCTGAAAATGAGCAAATTGTATCCAGGGAGTTTAGAAAGCATTTTAAATCTTCCTACCTTTCGGCAGGGGAGAAAAGAAAACTGGAAGACTGTTTAATCAGCAAACTTAAAGCAAGGTATCCAAATGGTGTTAAAACAAGCAACGCTGCGTTTTTAGAACTGTGTGAAAAAATAGGTATTGAATGTAGAAAGTCGGTCAAACTAAATGTCTTATATCCCTGGAATGCCGATAATGAAAAAACTTTAAAAAAAGAGACCTTGAGCATGATGCCCGAAGGCTTTAGCGCTTCGGAAAAAAAGGCGGTATCAGGATGCATAGTGAATAAGCTTAAAGCCGGAAGGAAATCATTAAAATCGCAGACGCTTGTGTAATTCAACACCTGGACAATAAAAAAAACAAATAAACCGCTTTACAATCCGTACTTCTTCCAGCCTGCAGAATGCCATTGACACTCCTCTATTTTCCAGTCGCCCTCTTTTTTTACGAGAATATAGCGGTATTGAAAGTCTATATGATTTTTAGTGTAAAAAAGGATTTTGTTTTTTGAAGGCTGTTCCACATCTATAAATTGTTGCGTTCCATAGGTATAATCCGGACCTCCGGAGAAGGATAAACCTGTGGGTCTGTATCCTATCCTGGTTTTGGCAGTACAATACTGGTTAAATATCGCTTCACATTTGGGCTGAAGGT comes from the Pedobacter sp. FW305-3-2-15-E-R2A2 genome and includes:
- a CDS encoding SPFH domain-containing protein, producing MTLPFLEVIESVSPHPNMLMWKFPDADQEIKNGAVLTVRESQHALLLNEGQLADVFPAGKHILKTENIPLLSRLKGWKYGFESPYKADIYFFNTHQFINLRWGTPSPVLMRDENFGQVRIRAYGNYNIRITDVGLFFKEYAGSYPNLGIAELELQLRDFIAPRFAAVLAGAKLAVMDVAGNIAELNEKIKPLIQSIFTGFGLEITQFNVTSVTLPEEVLQHYDKVTGMNMVTDMDKFSKFSIATAIGNENNGMADVTRQGLAMGMIMNINPSASLPQKAGPGEDISERLKNLKELFNRQLITDAEYAAKKEELLKLL
- a CDS encoding tetratricopeptide repeat protein yields the protein MKSSLFKLFICSFLCLSLFNASAQSVLSDSLKTALNESSISPPEKSRLLTRLSEVYRLNKDDQAGIRTGKESVRFALKTRNYTEAVKAYVVLTNIYAITQQFAAMKTASDSAMVIARQQHKPEAMAYAWYGRALLYKALSNADEVVKHCQLGLKALEKTEDPYLSSKLYYQLYAVNSGWNNVAKVNLYARKATGNALKAKDYNGLSNAYTGLSVAFEYNYAASKKVADLDSVLFYLNKSEALYQQYPGRVADHTYAIACINMASYYLKYFPESDQSAKSNGIRYANKARKVMENSLRNQSIIANSLGILSEYARREGDLGLMERYLLQAYEVMKTEKDPTYHTLINVVQALADSYEKKGEYAKALSFQKQVTEYNNKSFDKTQATNAQKLEIQYDTEKKNNEMLVLKERESSRHLQSVLYGCIAFASLVGLIFLFRSYHFKLRYSLQLEKQLQLEKQDSELQVKLEREAQARLIAEQRLMEAEQQQLKKEVMANVLQLDHKNQMLHQIKAQLTEGEPVNMHKILKSESMLDNSFEQAKLELQQLHPSFFRLLAERSLQKLTPLDLRFCACLHLHMDTRQIAQLMHIEAKSVRMSRYRIKQKLGLSKEDDLNVFLQQLGKSPS
- a CDS encoding competence protein; translation: MESNSPLLRFYPGETPWHRNWKKAFPPAFREVSFVDATFGELHRADVHTPCGTTLEFQNSPISMEELRSREAFYPNLVWILNGKKFKGFRILKSLPDVDDPRLSAYEFCHSDHLSMIRKSDLAQEKPKVLNFYHPEIKGVPLTSYYYSFCWKHPHRVWFEAKCPIIVDLGGHFLYQLKQRRQLSGDYAYLHIIPRKSFIERYVF
- a CDS encoding response regulator transcription factor translates to MWTNNATLAIVDDHLIVLEGLQRLLTDLEGIEISGCFTLGTTFIAFLKENKVDVVLLDITLPDANGIELCKEIKKISPKTHVLALSNHSQRSMILQMLQNGATGYMLKNISSEELITCINEALQGRIAFSNAVREIMAQPTLNELDTPAQLTKREKEILCLISQGQTTPVIAKSLHLSPLTVETHRKNLLQKFQVKNVASLIKAAMDQGLV
- a CDS encoding sensor histidine kinase; this encodes MPKYIPVFLMLLMTMMWCSGQVPLNERFYLDSLAKERHTAATDSIKARANFELSQFWAHKDSLRSGKYLEQGKKLAHRYPYLKIIAQYYEAYLIVQTQQNKSEKMYRNVETMLRAYPTKDASLFRAKAWYQYGIIQFKKDNYDVLTDIVFNKCIPLARKAENKNFIGTSYLMLANIFKNSGQFAKAETYCLKAIGFLKNKEATSAELIIAYHTLAENYTQSGQNPKASVILEEIRNLLAPYPESEYLLDYYAAEGLYFTVGDQFKKALASIEKGIVLSEKLKIPYKEQRLLLQKFYASYYIKDFEQARSVLEYLMKKPPMMKLSVNRLQLYHGMAITYKGLGKMTLAYDWLERYSKLSDSVAQGKLKTEVHALELKYKDTEKQKEINELKANNIQSALAAKNNRLINWLLGAVSLFLLVAAAFSFLYYRNNRKLLAQKELSYRQHLNELEQQQQLQYSQAMLEGEEQERRRLARDLHDGLGGMLAGAKINLSGQLENPRSENQKEDLQKIIGQLDNSVTELRRIAHNMMPENLLNFGLKTALKDLCETLMTTRTKIEFQALEIDGPIPEQTQINIYRIVQEMLANAIRHAEATKILLQCSRNNDMFFITQEDNGKGFELNSGHTENGTGLKNIRNRVGFLKGKIEIESTINEGTVINIELHVD
- a CDS encoding glycosyl hydrolase family 18 protein, whose product is MKTKNQLRSILLPALLLLCLASCKTKQADFASPEDQNRNSKQSAVQAIAAADFKVIGYVPSWAGEVSQIQFSKLTHINYAFILPTNSGGFQALENPSKLQALVSAAHSNNVKVLVSVGGWNNGNDSAFESFAASAGGRTNFTNNVVSLVNQYGLDGIDIDWEYPDNGSSANNYSLLMQQLSTAMHNMGKLLTAAVVSYNGASIQNNVFGYVDFLNIMAYDESGANHSTYDLAVQSLNYWKGRGLPAGKANLGVPFYGRSANEYVDYKTILSRGGSANSDSFSGIGYNGIPTIKSKTNLAFDQGGGIMIWELSQDATGGNSLLTAINQVVLSRTGNPGGNIPIGSTVTLKGFNAKYVSGENGLQAMTCNRTTASPTETFTVIDAGGGKIALRSKGKFVSSENGNAAITCSRTVMGDWEKFDWVANADGSVSFRGNNGKYISCENGTQAMTCNRTTISGWEAFRINQ
- a CDS encoding protease is translated as MKKIIPILSAAILLLSACSQNTRVPNSNAAKPAAEKEFFARMRIDEKIKEGGAVKLKFTVYNQTDSVKQFCKWHTPFEPLMSKYLDVKDENGTEVGYQGPMAKRIMPPPADSYLKLNPGDSLSVDVDVLKAYPIKKAGKYSIVYTGQNMSGLVVKDSVVFEYGK